In Mytilus galloprovincialis chromosome 1, xbMytGall1.hap1.1, whole genome shotgun sequence, the following are encoded in one genomic region:
- the LOC143063990 gene encoding cyanocobalamin reductase / alkylcobalamin dealkylase-like, whose amino-acid sequence MTGENKIMDISELNKLTESISKELECTGFEVKPFKIGWYNDKVDKRFILPETYDTIGYLIISTPSMFENAFLPFICRQECTGVKDPLDQCVAHYFKQIKQKFPDYNIESIHDYELHPNHRPKVLVQTVAHVSGAAYFYQRSDVSEDPWDTKKKMCGVCIHPQYGGWFALRGVLIFKNIECPSLIQEKPIDVIATREKRIELLEKFNYCWQDWTYRDLTETVEKYSEDQKQYFATLPKDRKELILSLKSKIKLQSEEIRGS is encoded by the exons ATGACCGGTGAAAACAAAATCATGGAcatttctgagctgaataaatTAACAGAATCTATTTCGAAAGAACTGGAATGCACAGGATTCGAAGTTAAACCCTTCAAG ATTGGATGGTATAATGACAAAGTGGATAAAAGATTTATACTGCCCGAGACCTATGATACGATAGGATATCTGATCATTAGTACCCCGTCTATGTTTGAGAATGCCTTTTTACCATTTATCTGTAGACAAGAATGTACCGGAGTCAAAGATCCATTAGATCAGTGTGTCGCTCattatttcaaacaaattaaacag aAATTTCCTGATTACAACATAGAATCAATACATGACTATGAGCTTCATCCAAACCACAGACCAAAAGTTTTGGTACAGACTGTAGCCCATGTGTCTGGAGCGGCTTATTTTTATCAAAGATCAGATGTTTCTGAAGATCCATGGGACACAAAAAAG aaaATGTGTGGCGTCTGTATTCATCCACAATATGGAGGCTGGTTTGCTCTACGAGGAGttcttatatttaaaaacattgaatGCCCAAGTCTCATTCAAGAAAAACCAATAGATGTCATTGCAACTCGGGAAAAGAGAATAGAACTTTTGGAAAAGTTTAATTATTGTTGGCAAGACTGGACTTACAGAGATCTAACAGAAACTGTTGAAAAATATTCTGAAGACCAAAAACAGTATTTTGCCACTCTTCCTAAAGACAGAAAAGAACTAATTTTATCTCTGAagagtaaaataaaattacaaagtGAAGAAATTAGAGGATCGTAA